CAAGACGCTTGGTGATTGTGTGAAGCTGAGCAAAATGAGATTGGTGTCAGGGCAAGAGCCGGTTTGCTTGATTGATTTTTGGATGCAAGAGCTTCTGAAAGAAATGCAAGAAAGTGGGTCTGATGCTGCAAATGAAGTGCCACCACATTCCAGCAATATCGAAATCGGCGGGCATCTGTTTGATTTCCTTTTTGCAGCTCAAGATGCATCGACTTCATCGTTACTATGGGCAGTGGCATTATTAGAACAGAACCCGGAAATTTTATCGAAAGTTCGCCAAGAAGTGAGCGAGATATGGTCACCGGAGTCCGACACGCTTTTAACAGCCGAGAATCTACGGGCAATGAAATACACGGAAGCTGTTGCTAGAGAGGTAATGCGATATAGAGCTCCGGCGACGTTAGTTCCACATATTGCCGGTGAAGACTTTCAGCTGACAGAATCGTACACAATTCCTAAAGGAACAATTGTATTTCCTTCTGTTTTTGAATCGTCATTTCAAGGTTTTACTGAACCGGAACGATTTGACCCGGACAGGTTTGATGAAACTCGCCAAGAAGATCGGCTGTTTAAGAGGAATTTTCTAGTGTTCGGTGCTGGACCTCATCAGTGTGTTGGACAAAGATACGCCGTTAATCACTTGGTGTTGTTCATTGCGATGTTCACATCGTTACTTGATTTTGAACGATTCAAAACGGACGGTTGTGATGATATCGCTTATGTACCTACGATCTGTCCTAAAGATGATTGTTCGGTGTATTTGTCTCGACGGTGTGCCCGCTATCCATCATTCGCATGAAAAGTGGTGAGGCCAACACAATTGGTGGATCAAGAATTTGGTTAAAGGCGAAAGTACCCTTTAGGGTTTTTGGCTGTGCGTTTGGTGGCTTTTGTTTGGAAGGGTGTAATGGGAATTTGGCTGTGCGTTTGTGAATATTTGAAGATTGGATGGTGGGGGTTGATTCTTTGTTTACCTTCTAGGGTTTTTAGTAGTTTTAGTTCAAGATGATCATGTTATGATGATAGCAATGTCTGGTTGGAATTCTTTGTTAGGCTCAAAGAAAAATGCGTGAATGAATAatcttttatatttgtttttgtttgtaaCGTGGGATTGAAAGCAAATTATTTTGTTGATGACGGGTCGACGTCAAAATCATATAATCCGCCGGCATTCTTCTTTGAATCTTTAAGCTTGTGTTTGGTAATAAATCTGATTCCATGAAACTGTGGGCCCATTTTGTAAATGGTCTAAATTATTTTTGAATCGTATTATTGGGGCTTGAAACCCGATGGATTTTGCGGGCTTTATTGGGTCATGAAATAACAAATCCAATAACCCCCTATCCTATTATTTTGTTAATGCCTAATATACCTTCAATTGAATTAGTGTTAATTAGGGaaattaactaaattaattatgatTAGTATATGAATTAGGATTAATTATTTTactaattttatgaaaatcaaaaagcttttttttatcaatttttttcctgttttctttttgtttgattAAGTAGAGGATCCTGAGGATTTtttttaacacaaaattggttaaaaagaccaaaatcaataatttctgggtgaaaaggacagttagattttgatactgtttaaatggacaaaaatgtaaaaatagccaggatgtaaacagtttcgtcctacctattttcaaatattttttcttatttttaatttacatcaggatgcatccagtttcatccttgctatttgttaagtttaagtcaggatgaatccagtttcatccttgctatttcttttgtgtccatttcacccaaactaatttttactcgtccatttgaaccatgttttgaaaatatttggacaaatgacccattttccggttttttaacttttttgaaaatcaaccacctaaTATGGTGAAACATATCCTTAAATTACTCAGAATAACCCTATATATGGAGGATTTTGTCGATTCAAATCCGAAAGCATCCAATAAAAATATGGGTTTTTTGCAGTTTCGGCTGGGAAAACATCAAATCCCAGACGCAACCGACGCTTATTCGGCTGGGAAATGATGAACTTCCAGCCAAAAATATTGTATACGGTTGGCATAACATTACATCCCAGCCGCAACTCAAcaatttacggttgggaaaaccCAGCCGTAAGCAATCTCGGTTAGGAAAACCTTGTCGACCTGTACGttatatattttaattatcaGAACCATTTACGGCTGGGAAAATCCAGCCGCAAGTCTTAGATACGGCTGGGATGTACGAGTCGTAAGTTCAATCACGGCTGGGAAAACCAAGTCGTTTTTCAtcctctgtttttttttgttttatgaatATCAGAATAGCTTACGGCTGGGAAATCCCAGCCGTGGGTGTACTAATGTCTGGGAAATACTAGCCGCAATTGTTTTCGGCTGGGAAAACCAATCCGTAATCTAAATTAACGGTTGGGAATTTTAAGAACTCCCGACCGTAAACaccttcagattttttttttactcgaaatTCATCGGATCATATTTTTTAACCATCCAAAAGCAAAAATGAAtgatgggttttcttagttttttctttttatgataagtgttttcatcatgatgaaattatgatcattATCTTTATGATCAAACGAAAATGAGAAGATAATAATTTTTggttttctttatgatcatcgtcctcatcatgatgaaattatgatcatcatcttcatcatgatttatgaatgagaagagaaggatgAGGAGAAGATATTATAATTAGTTATCTTTTTATGATCTTCATCTTCGTCATGTTGAAATCgtgatcatcttcatcatgatttgtcaatgaaaaaaaaaagaaggagaaaagaagattatagatttaggattttttttgatGAATAGTGAAATTTGAATAAGGGTATTTTTGACTTTTTCATATTCATAGAGTCCCCCTATCCACCTTTTGACTACACATAGCATTTTCAGCCCCAAAATCCATTTGGGttcaagccccaataataggattcttattTTTACCTTAACAACATGTTCATTTAGGAGAATTGGAAATTGGAAACCTAAGAATTCAATTGTGGAAAATCCAATTCAAGGAATGCAATTTAAATCCTAAAAATTTATGTTCGGTTGAGGTAATTTAATTCTCTTTGTTTTTATCCTGGAATCCAATTTCATTGCACTATTGGACCAATATAATAGAATTCTACTATTTTTGAGGGAATTGGATTACTATGAGTCAAAATTCTTAATTATAAAAAGTTTATTTACAccattcggttcaaggaattgggGGCATTCCCTAGAAATTGGATTTTAGGGAATCCAATTCCTTGAAACGAACATGCTCTAATCGTATTTGTATGTCTTTATCGTATTTGTATATCTTTTATCTCCCTATGGAAACTGTTACCTTGGGATACGATTTCCATAGACTTGATTTCTTTTCCCTAATACCAAACACAACCTAAACCTATACTTTTTTTCCTATCTatgtgaaacccatgatttaatATTTGCACAAAACTTTTTTCCTACTAGTACAAGCATCCTAAGAggattttctctcttttttttgctCTATAGTTTGTACAATTTAAAGTCGGTTTCATGGAATAAAaattaaaacagaaaattagAGCAACCATGGAACACACCAAAGTAAGGAAACTTATATTCTTCTATCTATGGACCAAAAAGATACAGGAGTTGGGATTTCAACGACATTAACTTCATATCCTGCCTAGAGCATGTTAGAATAGAAAAAGAACACTCGAATACAGAACAGAACAATATTGTCGTTCTTATGTTTTTACACCAAAGGTGACCATTTCACAAGAGAATTAGAAGCACAAGAACAACTTCCACAAGCAGATTGAACCATTACATCTTTTTCCTTTTAAAACCAGGAAAAAGGTTAGTATCATACGTACCAAGATTGCCTATCTTCGAAATACTGTCATTCACTCTCTTTAAAACGATGAGCAGAGCAGCAACATTGCTAGAAACCTTGGGTTTAAGCTGCAATATCTTCCTTGCAGTTTTGGGATCCTCTTCTGCTAGTAATGCTATTTTACCTGACTCCAAACTCTCTGCGCCATCTGCAAAAATTTCAGTGcaatcaacattgggacgacggaggaagccctttttcatcattgtggtaattctactaattctttatatgactttttgcaccaaaattgaaatgatttatgatttctcttgaatgtttgtgatttcaattgatggatcaTGCTTAGCTTGAGTGTTTTGATGCCCCATGCTTTAGACATACAGTCATTACTttcagaatctaccttggcaaataaTCAGAGTCAATGaatctttatcatatgagctataattgtgtagaattgatttttgaaccacatgagtatgaaaattggtgaaatcccgagtctcagtacctctcgatattgtgacatcTTCGGTAtgtattatctttatttttagtgttttcttaaatcaaaactttacaagcccgagttgaacgaatttctttttaccactttctacaacaaatTAAAATTACATCAGTAACTAATGAGAATATTTGGAGATTTGCTCTCTTGTTTTTTGGAATTACAGAGACCAAAATTAAAACGAAGAGGAGAGACAGACTGAAACTGATTTTCTATTTGGTTTTCTACATCGGATTTTCTAATAATGGGCCCTAGTCTGAGGAGGGCGCCCTGCCTCAAGCCCGTCTCTAAACTCACACGAACTAAAGACATAACTAGTTGTCACACCTGCAAATTCTCCAAGCAAATTTTTACGCAACTATGACCCGAAAATACAGTGGTTCAGTGATCTCTTATTACCCACTCgtatttcagccttataagtttgcacctatgCAAACAGCCGAGTTATGCAACAGAAGATTTAAACTTAAAATTTCTCCTTACCAACAACGTAGCCCATACTACAAAAGGGTTAACGCCACGTTTATGCTTCACAGAATTGGGGGAGTATTTTCGAATCAACATAATACCAAGGAAAACATCTAAGCCAACAAACTCACTTTTATTAGCTTAGGGGAATATTATAAAACTtgtccaaccaatggacttacaagATTATTCTCTAAGCCTACAACAAACACACTCTCTCTGCAATGTGGTTCCTCTACACATGAAGATTTGCATTTGCAAAGTTTATATGGCCTATTTATAATGTCAAGAACCAAGCCAATCCGTGTGAAACTCATTTGCACGGCCTATGAACAACCATCTGTCCATAGGCAGTTCCCCTAACCGCCACAGTTCCTTTTTAATTGCTAACTTTAGTGTTGGCCTGCAGAATGACGCCACACTTGTCTCGAACGGTTAGGTTATGCCAAACTTGGTTATAAAGCCATTATATAACCGTTTCTAACTTAATCACTTTCTCTGGTATGTgtgtgatgcacacacactcgTAACTAACAACTTGAACTCAAATCTGACAATCATCGCGCTGCACTAATCTTAGCCCGTGCCAATATTCGGTAATGGTTGCGCTTTACTCAATTTGGCCTCTGCCAAATACAGCAACAGTTGCGCATCATTCAACTTGGTCTCCGCCAAGTTCGACAATGGTTGCGCTGCATTTATCCCGCCATGTACTTAGGTTATTTGGATGTCAACATCGAAATATCATGCCAGTTGAGTCTTTCCTTActtagttcaacttcatacttcatatgcatcacttgtATTCTTTTTGCCGAGCAATCATCATCAATGGCGCATTTGGAAACGCCATTATTGCATATGCATTGTCCAATCCTTGGCCAATGCTTAGGACAATGCCAAAGCCATTCCATGACTTGCATTTCAtcctttattccttccttgagctGCGTTAACTCTAAATAAGGATATGCAAAACTATCGCGTAATATTGCATGTGCTAAGTAACCCTTCTTGTCTCAGCCATGTTGGCGCTACATCATCGGAATGTGCAGCTCCATCAGCCAGGCTACAACTTCAGTATTGGGCAATGTTTATGCGTCACTGTTGTGACCGTCATGCTAGTCCATAAGATTAAAATTGACTTAGGAGGAAACTTGGAGAGATTGATCATTTGATTGCTTGCACTTATGGACAAACAATGGGGGGCATCTCACTCAAAATAAGACGCTAACAGAATATCCATGGACATTCAATTTCTCCCAAAAGGATGAGGGTTTTTCTTGGACGATAGCAGCTGCACTCATTATCTTATTATTACACTAAATACCATCATGATGATGAACCAAAAGTGTAAATTAGATTAAAATAAGTATAAGTTCGTATTAACTCATCCTCCATGTGGAACAAACTAAATTCCTATGAGAAATTTCATCaatcagttaacatgcatgttaatttcTCACAATGAGAATCATATTACTCAAATGATCTCAAATAATTTCTTCAAATACAAATGAAATTACAAAGCAATACAACATATTTCAGATATAGAAAGAAA
This DNA window, taken from Papaver somniferum cultivar HN1 chromosome 3, ASM357369v1, whole genome shotgun sequence, encodes the following:
- the LOC113355287 gene encoding cytochrome P450 710A1-like, giving the protein MDSIPTWNKLASFTPYLLCFITFFIFIEQIKYLKKKKSLPGPVLILPFLGNVIQLIKNPTKFWDDQAKTAKESGFSANYIIGKFIVFVQNTELSHKVFANVRPDAFHLIGHPFGKKLFGEHNLIYMSGQAHKDLRRRIAPNFTPKALSTYISLQQSIILEHLKKWESLSVQNGSKPLPLRYLCRDMNLDTSQKVFVGPYLSEKSRQEFNKDYNLFNVGLMKLPIDLPGFAFHKARFAVSRLVKTLGDCVKLSKMRLVSGQEPVCLIDFWMQELLKEMQESGSDAANEVPPHSSNIEIGGHLFDFLFAAQDASTSSLLWAVALLEQNPEILSKVRQEVSEIWSPESDTLLTAENLRAMKYTEAVAREVMRYRAPATLVPHIAGEDFQLTESYTIPKGTIVFPSVFESSFQGFTEPERFDPDRFDETRQEDRLFKRNFLVFGAGPHQCVGQRYAVNHLVLFIAMFTSLLDFERFKTDGCDDIAYVPTICPKDDCSVYLSRRCARYPSFA